One window from the genome of Enterobacteriaceae bacterium Kacie_13 encodes:
- the pssA gene encoding CDP-diacylglycerol--serine O-phosphatidyltransferase produces the protein MLSKFKRNKHQQHLAQLPKLPQTVDAVKTLYCPTDFRKTLLSAIANATQRIYLVALYLENDDGGRDVLSALYAAKQQRPELEICVLVDWHRAQRGRIGAAAANTNADWYCRMAKEHPECSVPVYGVPVNTREALGVLHLKGFVIDDQVIYSGASLNDVYLHRHEKYRYDRYQLLTNAALANTMIDFMKKSIITAAAVQRLDREDRPKSIEIKNETRQFRQSLRSCGYHFKDSAGNDELAVTPIVGLGKQNELNRTIHHLMASTDQKLTLCTPYFNMPAMLARNIIHLLRRGKQVEIIVGDKTANDFYIPQDQPFKIIGALPYLYEINLRRFLSRLQRFVDSGQLIVRLWKDGDNSYHLKGMWVDDRWQLITGNNLNPRAWRLDLENAILIHDPHKEMADQRQKELDEIRQHTQVVSHYMELESIPNYPVKVRKLIRRLRRIRIDRLISRIL, from the coding sequence CAAACTCCCCCAAACGGTTGATGCTGTAAAAACGCTCTACTGCCCAACAGATTTCCGTAAGACGCTGCTCAGCGCAATTGCCAACGCTACCCAACGGATATATCTGGTCGCTCTCTATTTAGAGAATGATGACGGCGGTCGGGACGTATTGTCGGCACTTTATGCCGCTAAACAGCAAAGACCTGAGCTTGAGATTTGCGTGCTGGTCGACTGGCACCGTGCTCAGCGTGGGCGTATCGGCGCCGCTGCAGCTAATACCAATGCCGACTGGTACTGTCGCATGGCGAAGGAGCATCCTGAATGTTCTGTGCCGGTGTACGGTGTTCCGGTCAATACGCGTGAAGCACTGGGTGTCCTGCATCTTAAAGGTTTTGTGATTGACGATCAGGTGATCTACAGCGGCGCGAGCCTCAATGATGTCTATCTACACCGTCATGAGAAATATCGCTACGACCGCTATCAGTTGCTGACCAATGCGGCGCTGGCAAACACCATGATCGATTTTATGAAGAAGTCGATCATTACTGCCGCCGCCGTGCAGCGCCTCGATCGTGAAGATCGCCCGAAAAGTATTGAAATCAAAAACGAAACGCGCCAGTTTCGTCAGAGCCTGCGTTCATGCGGATATCATTTCAAAGACAGCGCCGGAAATGATGAACTGGCGGTAACGCCTATCGTCGGCCTGGGTAAACAGAACGAGCTGAACCGAACTATTCATCATCTGATGGCCAGTACGGATCAAAAACTGACGCTGTGTACTCCTTATTTCAATATGCCGGCGATGCTGGCACGCAATATTATTCATTTGTTGCGACGCGGGAAGCAGGTAGAGATTATTGTTGGCGATAAGACGGCCAACGATTTCTATATTCCGCAGGATCAGCCTTTTAAGATCATCGGAGCACTGCCCTATCTCTACGAAATTAACCTGCGCCGCTTCCTCAGTCGATTACAGCGTTTTGTCGACAGCGGTCAGTTAATTGTGCGTCTATGGAAGGATGGAGATAACAGTTACCATCTAAAAGGTATGTGGGTCGATGACCGCTGGCAGTTGATCACCGGGAATAACCTCAATCCACGCGCATGGCGGTTGGATCTGGAGAATGCGATTTTGATCCACGATCCCCATAAAGAGATGGCGGATCAGCGTCAGAAAGAGCTGGATGAAATTCGCCAGCACACGCAAGTTGTTTCCCATTATATGGAACTGGAAAGCATTCCTAATTATCCAGTTAAAGTACGTAAACTTATT